From a region of the Bdellovibrio bacteriovorus genome:
- a CDS encoding CPXCG motif-containing cysteine-rich protein — MECKIQCPYCREKFSIQVFREDGEDQEFIWDCEICCRPIDIHAFWDEDRDRFRLMVGQGGDFDEMRIDPIF, encoded by the coding sequence ATGGAATGCAAAATACAATGCCCCTATTGCCGGGAAAAGTTCTCTATTCAAGTCTTTCGAGAGGACGGTGAAGACCAGGAATTCATTTGGGATTGCGAGATTTGTTGCCGCCCGATTGATATTCATGCGTTTTGGGATGAAGATCGTGATCGATTTAGACTGATGGTAGGACAAGGCGGCGATTTCGATGAAATGCGAATTGACCCGATTTTTTGA
- a CDS encoding GNAT family N-acetyltransferase encodes MHIRPLELRDLPAVKAFTDASIGLNYFTLKELEECYQKSFSGDVMCSFVLANSQDEIFGLRLAYPPGSWSKGKGKKLRSDLWKVPLEKVGYFQSLFLSEAVQGEGWGPKLSDSSIQQFKQLGTKAIVTHAWKESPNNSSIRYLTKFGFESVATHPEYWIDVDYECVRDGKPCRCTAEEMIKYL; translated from the coding sequence ATGCACATTCGTCCTTTAGAACTTCGTGATTTGCCGGCTGTTAAAGCCTTCACCGATGCCAGCATCGGTCTAAACTACTTCACTTTAAAAGAGCTGGAAGAGTGTTATCAGAAATCTTTTTCTGGCGACGTGATGTGTTCTTTTGTTTTAGCCAATTCACAAGATGAAATATTTGGTTTGCGATTAGCCTATCCTCCGGGCTCTTGGAGCAAAGGAAAAGGCAAAAAACTGCGTTCGGATCTTTGGAAAGTGCCGTTAGAAAAAGTCGGATATTTTCAAAGTCTCTTTTTGTCGGAAGCAGTTCAGGGTGAAGGTTGGGGACCAAAATTATCAGATTCGTCCATCCAACAATTCAAACAGCTTGGAACAAAAGCCATTGTTACTCACGCTTGGAAGGAATCCCCGAACAACTCTTCGATTCGCTATTTGACTAAGTTTGGTTTTGAAAGTGTTGCGACTCATCCTGAATATTGGATTGATGTAGACTATGAATGCGTGCGTGACGGAAAACCCTGCCGATGCACGGCAGAAGAAATGATTAAATATCTGTAG
- a CDS encoding NAD(P)/FAD-dependent oxidoreductase produces MSISYWLDSATSSSPSAKVYDFVIVGAGIAGLSTAYWLQKENPTARIAIIEKHRLGFGASGRNAGFVTCGSTEHFIKLNEQFGLQKATEIWKFSEDNRKLLLEHIIEDKADELDFRHTGSCTVAPSSEHWLKYRMTAKLMQSAGIDVHEIGPTDLEKDFGVTGFEGGIQYTGDGYIHPVKLLQRLRNKIKADIHEGTEVFSVKDKGTTQVLRTDHGDFEAPRVIFTLNAYLPLVLKNFESLIKPGRGQILVTEPLPAFVRGPCYLTKHLCYFRQLPTGHLLIGGFRNLAIDVENTYSDETTSLIQTALFDFVKSHFKYGKEAKIAYQWSGIMGFSPDGQMILGALPENKNIHIMAGCSGHGMGLSFNAAKTLVAGMHGTEIPSHLSISRF; encoded by the coding sequence ATGAGTATTTCTTATTGGCTTGATTCAGCAACTTCTTCATCTCCTTCCGCAAAAGTCTATGACTTTGTGATCGTTGGCGCCGGCATTGCGGGACTCTCTACCGCCTATTGGCTGCAAAAAGAAAATCCCACCGCTCGCATTGCGATCATTGAAAAACACCGCTTGGGATTTGGCGCTTCAGGAAGAAACGCAGGATTTGTGACTTGCGGATCCACCGAGCACTTTATCAAACTCAATGAACAATTTGGTTTACAGAAAGCCACAGAGATCTGGAAGTTTTCTGAAGACAATCGCAAACTTCTTTTAGAGCACATTATTGAAGACAAAGCCGATGAACTGGATTTCCGTCACACGGGTTCTTGCACGGTCGCTCCAAGTTCAGAACATTGGCTGAAATACAGAATGACAGCAAAACTGATGCAGTCCGCTGGCATTGATGTTCATGAAATCGGGCCTACTGATTTAGAAAAAGATTTCGGCGTCACCGGTTTTGAAGGCGGCATTCAATATACAGGTGATGGATACATTCATCCGGTCAAACTTCTGCAGCGTCTTCGAAATAAAATCAAAGCCGATATTCACGAAGGCACGGAAGTGTTTTCGGTAAAAGACAAAGGTACAACCCAAGTCTTACGCACAGACCATGGGGATTTTGAAGCTCCCCGAGTGATCTTCACCTTGAACGCTTATTTGCCTTTAGTTTTAAAGAACTTTGAATCCTTGATTAAGCCCGGTCGTGGGCAAATTCTGGTCACTGAGCCCTTGCCAGCGTTTGTACGAGGGCCTTGTTATCTGACGAAGCATCTCTGTTACTTCCGTCAACTGCCGACGGGACACTTGCTGATTGGCGGCTTCAGAAATTTAGCCATTGATGTAGAGAATACTTATTCAGATGAAACTACATCTTTAATTCAGACGGCTCTTTTTGATTTCGTAAAGAGCCACTTCAAATACGGGAAAGAAGCGAAGATCGCCTACCAATGGTCCGGCATTATGGGCTTCTCTCCGGATGGCCAAATGATTCTAGGAGCCCTTCCAGAAAACAAAAACATCCACATCATGGCCGGCTGCTCAGGCCACGGCATGGGCCTAAGCTTCAACGCCGCAAAAACCCTCGTGGCCGGCATGCACGGAACCGAAATCCCAAGCCATCTATCAATCTCCCGCTTCTAG
- a CDS encoding 3-hydroxyacyl-CoA dehydrogenase NAD-binding domain-containing protein: MSIQESIKIVPQGEIAVVVFDLVGEKVNKFSTPVMMRLKEVLEELKKSSYKAVIFKSAKPKIFIAGADIEEIKSMTTKDQFEAAVKGGQDIMNMVEDLPMPTMAAIHGACMGGGCEFILSCDYRIASDDSSTKIGLPEIQLGILPGFGGTQRMPRVIGLQAALDIILAGKSVNSKKALKSGLVDKVVHPNLLDEQAVKWAKEIISNGAKKRRKKFQPQGAVNKVLEGALGRGIVFKKAREGVLKATKGHYPAPLKALEVIQKTYGMSDREAGMRIEREGFCELGITDISKNLIHVFYLTEMVKKQNGVPGVDVKPREVKGMGILGAGTMGGGIAYVAADKGVQVRMKDLNTDALGKGLKHASDLWMKLLKRKSIDKYQYQQKMDMVSVTTDYSGFKNLDVVVEAIVEDMGIKQKVIGECAGQMRPDAIIATNTSSLSVTEMSKGHPRPEYFAGMHFFNPVNKMPLVEVIRGEKTSDETIATIFELTKKMGKMPVVVKDGPGFLVNRLLLPYMAEAAFLMQEGMSIEVVDKAYVKEFGMPMGPFELMDEVGLDVCIKVLKIFKKAFGERIEMAPCMEALEKSGRLGRKNGKGFYHYSEDGKRGDVDQSIYAALGLGQPTNPYDSKECIERGVFAMVNECSLALVEDRIVETPHEVDLAMIMGTGFPPFRGGLLKYTDTVGTQYVADQLAMYASTRKAGRLKPSVPLTNMAKSNRKFYN, from the coding sequence ATGTCTATTCAAGAGAGTATTAAGATCGTTCCTCAGGGTGAGATTGCGGTTGTTGTTTTTGATTTGGTTGGGGAGAAGGTTAATAAGTTTTCTACTCCGGTTATGATGAGACTTAAGGAAGTTCTTGAAGAGCTTAAGAAGTCTTCTTACAAAGCGGTCATCTTTAAGTCAGCGAAGCCTAAAATTTTTATTGCGGGTGCTGATATTGAAGAAATCAAAAGCATGACGACGAAAGATCAGTTTGAGGCGGCGGTGAAGGGTGGTCAGGACATCATGAATATGGTGGAAGATCTTCCAATGCCGACGATGGCGGCTATCCATGGTGCTTGCATGGGTGGAGGTTGTGAATTCATTCTTTCTTGTGATTATCGTATCGCTTCTGATGATTCCTCTACGAAAATTGGTCTTCCTGAAATTCAGTTGGGTATCTTGCCGGGGTTTGGTGGTACGCAACGTATGCCTCGCGTGATTGGTTTGCAGGCGGCTTTGGATATTATCTTAGCTGGTAAATCTGTGAACTCTAAAAAAGCTTTGAAGTCAGGTCTGGTTGATAAAGTCGTTCATCCCAATCTTTTGGATGAACAAGCTGTCAAATGGGCGAAAGAAATTATCTCTAACGGCGCGAAAAAACGTCGTAAGAAATTCCAGCCTCAAGGTGCGGTGAACAAAGTTCTTGAGGGCGCTTTGGGTCGCGGCATCGTTTTCAAAAAAGCTCGTGAGGGTGTTTTAAAGGCGACAAAGGGTCACTATCCAGCTCCTTTGAAGGCTTTGGAAGTGATTCAAAAAACTTACGGTATGAGTGACCGTGAAGCCGGTATGCGCATTGAGCGTGAAGGCTTCTGTGAATTGGGTATTACAGATATTTCTAAAAACTTGATCCACGTTTTCTATTTGACCGAAATGGTTAAAAAACAAAACGGTGTTCCAGGCGTCGATGTAAAACCACGCGAAGTGAAAGGCATGGGTATTCTTGGTGCCGGCACAATGGGTGGTGGTATCGCTTACGTCGCTGCAGATAAAGGTGTTCAAGTTCGTATGAAGGACTTAAATACCGATGCTTTGGGTAAAGGTCTTAAGCATGCTTCGGATCTTTGGATGAAGCTTCTTAAACGTAAATCCATTGATAAGTATCAGTACCAACAAAAAATGGACATGGTGTCTGTGACAACGGATTATTCTGGATTTAAAAATCTGGATGTTGTTGTCGAAGCTATTGTTGAAGACATGGGGATTAAACAAAAAGTGATCGGTGAGTGCGCGGGTCAAATGCGCCCGGATGCGATTATCGCGACGAATACAAGTTCGTTGTCAGTGACAGAGATGTCTAAGGGTCATCCTCGTCCCGAGTACTTTGCGGGTATGCACTTCTTCAATCCGGTGAACAAAATGCCTTTAGTAGAAGTTATTCGCGGTGAAAAAACTTCGGATGAAACTATTGCGACAATCTTTGAATTGACTAAGAAGATGGGAAAAATGCCGGTTGTGGTTAAAGACGGTCCCGGTTTTTTAGTGAATCGTCTTCTTCTTCCGTATATGGCTGAAGCGGCTTTCTTAATGCAAGAAGGTATGAGCATTGAAGTGGTTGATAAGGCTTACGTTAAAGAATTCGGTATGCCGATGGGACCGTTTGAGTTGATGGACGAAGTCGGTCTTGATGTGTGTATCAAGGTTCTTAAGATTTTCAAAAAAGCTTTTGGTGAGCGCATCGAGATGGCTCCTTGCATGGAAGCTCTTGAAAAATCCGGTCGTTTGGGTCGTAAGAATGGCAAAGGCTTCTATCACTATTCTGAAGACGGAAAACGTGGCGACGTCGACCAAAGCATCTATGCGGCTTTGGGATTGGGTCAGCCAACAAATCCATATGACTCAAAAGAGTGCATCGAGCGCGGCGTGTTTGCAATGGTGAACGAGTGTTCTTTGGCTTTGGTTGAAGACCGCATCGTTGAAACTCCTCACGAAGTCGACCTTGCGATGATCATGGGAACAGGCTTCCCTCCATTCCGCGGCGGTCTTCTGAAGTACACAGACACCGTAGGAACTCAATACGTCGCCGATCAATTAGCGATGTACGCATCCACTCGTAAAGCCGGCCGTTTGAAACCATCCGTTCCATTAACGAACATGGCAAAATCAAACCGCAAGTTCTATAACTAA
- a CDS encoding thiolase family protein, which produces MKSPRDVVLVEGVRTPFAKAGTKLKKVHPAELGKTALKQLIAKTNLDVNSVDEVIIGNTGNPPDAVNISRVVALNSGIPLKTSAYTVHRNCASALESISNGYEKIKSGTMDVVLAGGTESMSQMPTLLPKKFQDIYDGLFAAKGPKQALPLLWKLFKADMNQIKALLQGNMRDEHFPQISVMLGLTDPFVGINMGQTAEILAKEWGLSRDMQDQFALRSHLRAAQAMKEGRMKEEITPVYLSPEYKEVVSDDIGPRESQTIEALAKLKPFFDKATGSITAGNSCPITDGAAMVLMMSREKADSLGYKPLATIRSYGFAGLEPERMGLGPAYSSPLALKRAGLSMKDMGLVELNEAFAAQVMACQKAMDSDKFAQEKLGLTSKVGEIRDDILNVNGGAIAFGHPVGATGTRIVLTLAKEMKRRNVQFGLATLCIGGGQGGSMVLENEG; this is translated from the coding sequence ATGAAATCACCACGTGATGTGGTTCTTGTTGAAGGTGTTCGTACACCGTTCGCAAAAGCAGGGACAAAACTTAAGAAAGTTCATCCGGCAGAACTTGGAAAAACTGCCTTAAAACAACTCATCGCAAAAACTAATCTTGATGTGAACAGTGTTGACGAAGTGATTATCGGCAACACCGGAAATCCTCCTGATGCCGTAAACATTTCTCGCGTTGTTGCTTTGAATTCAGGCATTCCTTTAAAGACCTCCGCGTACACAGTGCATAGAAACTGTGCTTCCGCTTTAGAGTCTATCTCTAACGGTTACGAAAAAATTAAATCCGGAACGATGGATGTTGTTCTTGCCGGTGGTACGGAAAGCATGTCGCAAATGCCGACGCTTCTTCCTAAAAAATTCCAAGATATCTACGACGGTCTTTTTGCGGCAAAAGGTCCGAAGCAAGCTTTGCCTTTGTTGTGGAAGCTTTTCAAAGCAGACATGAATCAGATCAAAGCTTTGTTGCAAGGAAATATGCGTGACGAACACTTCCCGCAAATCTCTGTGATGTTGGGTCTAACAGATCCTTTCGTCGGCATCAACATGGGACAAACGGCCGAGATCTTAGCAAAAGAGTGGGGCTTATCTCGCGATATGCAAGATCAATTTGCTCTTCGCTCGCACTTAAGAGCGGCACAAGCGATGAAAGAGGGACGTATGAAGGAAGAGATCACTCCGGTGTATCTGTCTCCTGAATACAAAGAAGTTGTCTCTGACGACATCGGTCCTCGTGAATCTCAAACGATCGAAGCTTTGGCGAAATTGAAACCTTTCTTTGATAAAGCGACAGGTTCTATTACGGCGGGGAACTCATGCCCGATCACAGATGGCGCCGCGATGGTGTTGATGATGTCTCGTGAAAAAGCGGACTCTTTGGGTTACAAGCCACTGGCAACAATCCGTTCCTACGGCTTTGCCGGTCTGGAACCTGAGCGCATGGGATTAGGCCCTGCGTACTCTTCACCGTTGGCGTTGAAGCGCGCGGGTCTTTCAATGAAAGACATGGGACTTGTTGAGTTGAACGAAGCGTTTGCAGCCCAAGTCATGGCCTGCCAAAAAGCTATGGATTCTGACAAATTTGCCCAAGAAAAATTAGGCTTAACTTCCAAAGTCGGTGAAATCCGTGATGACATCTTGAATGTGAACGGCGGCGCGATTGCTTTCGGTCACCCCGTAGGAGCGACAGGAACTCGTATCGTTCTCACTTTGGCAAAAGAGATGAAACGCAGAAACGTTCAGTTTGGCTTGGCGACACTTTGTATTGGTGGAGGCCAAGGCGGATCGATGGTTCTTGAGAACGAGGGGTAG
- a CDS encoding DUF4423 domain-containing protein — protein sequence MKQKQDFVEFLRFTFDAKKKVNPRYSLRSFALFIDVDNSRLSKILRNERPVHPELVERIGKKLRLSAEEIDRYKVVEANKYRRKALPVTPKKIVPYKQISEDSFKIISDITHYQVLELMKLKSFEPDLKWVAKTVGISEKQAAECRDRLMRVGLLEIDEKGRWFDTSEGFSTDILSETRASEAHRKMQSEILIRAHSALEKFTLEERDQSSMMMATSAKKLLEAKKMIKQFRRKLGQFLDDCDEKDQIYQLSISLYPLINKT from the coding sequence GTGAAGCAAAAGCAAGATTTCGTTGAATTTCTGCGGTTCACTTTTGACGCCAAGAAGAAGGTGAATCCTCGATATTCCCTTCGCTCTTTTGCTTTGTTTATTGATGTCGACAACTCGCGTTTATCTAAGATCTTGCGCAATGAACGCCCGGTGCATCCCGAGTTGGTAGAGCGTATCGGCAAAAAACTGCGACTGAGCGCCGAAGAAATTGATCGCTATAAAGTAGTAGAGGCAAATAAATATCGTCGTAAAGCTCTTCCGGTAACGCCGAAGAAAATTGTTCCTTACAAGCAGATCTCCGAAGATTCTTTCAAAATAATTTCAGACATCACTCATTACCAAGTTCTTGAGTTGATGAAGCTGAAGTCCTTTGAGCCGGATCTTAAATGGGTCGCAAAGACCGTGGGGATTAGTGAAAAACAAGCGGCCGAGTGTCGCGATCGACTGATGCGTGTGGGGCTTTTAGAGATCGACGAAAAGGGTCGCTGGTTCGACACTTCCGAGGGTTTCAGTACCGACATTTTAAGCGAAACTCGCGCGTCGGAAGCTCATCGAAAAATGCAATCCGAAATTTTAATTCGGGCGCATAGCGCCTTAGAAAAGTTCACTCTTGAAGAGAGAGATCAGTCATCGATGATGATGGCAACCAGTGCAAAAAAACTTCTTGAAGCCAAAAAAATGATCAAACAATTCCGTCGTAAACTGGGGCAATTTCTGGATGACTGCGACGAGAAAGATCAGATTTACCAACTGAGCATTTCACTTTACCCGCTCATTAACAAAACTTAG
- a CDS encoding KH domain-containing protein: protein MNSNTVVLRRSSPLTREEVRALLESLVQALVPQPGSIRVNYTQAERTTIYHIDCPKECIGHLIGAKGRTVSSLRTLLTAITAGHGFRSIIEIPFYEI, encoded by the coding sequence GTGAATTCAAATACCGTCGTACTCAGACGCAGTTCTCCCCTGACCCGCGAAGAAGTTCGCGCTCTTCTGGAAAGCCTCGTGCAGGCTTTGGTTCCCCAACCTGGAAGCATCCGTGTCAATTACACCCAGGCAGAAAGAACGACGATCTATCACATCGATTGCCCTAAAGAATGCATTGGGCACCTCATTGGAGCTAAGGGTCGTACCGTCTCGAGTTTACGAACACTTCTCACGGCCATCACCGCGGGACACGGCTTCCGATCGATCATTGAAATCCCCTTCTACGAAATATAG
- a CDS encoding NADP-dependent malic enzyme encodes MGKPGKIEVISSKPCMTEKDLSLAYSPGVAAPCKVIAKDPAKVYDYTAKGNLVAVISNGTAVLGLGDIGPLAGKPVMEGKGILFKQFAGIDVFDIEVATKDVNEFCNAIRVLEPTFGGINLEDIKAPECFEIEERLKKEMKIPVFHDDQHGTAIVSGAALLNACEITGRKMQDIRIVVNGAGASANSCAKIFIALGARRENIIMCDSQGVIYKGRTNGMNKYKEFFASETEARTLSEALRGADVFVGLSVAGALTPEMLKDMAKDPIIFAMANPEPEITPDKARAARPDAIIATGRSDYPNQVNNVLGFPSIFRGALDTRSTQINEEMKLAAVQALAKLAREDVPDNVSATYGGKSFKFGREYLIPKPFDTRVLLWVAPQVAKAAMDTGVATRNIEDWDAYRNSLEALQGPSKVFIRSAINRVHQNSAAAGGELPKIVFPEGTSSKVLKALAVLVEEKICQPILLGYPERVKEKINALDIPALKNVPVIHPSNYPKYYAYVEKLYSLRQRKGINLREAERLMAEPNYFAAMMVHMGDADGMVSGASINYADAVRPILQTIGVYQNGVPAGLNFILLEDKFLVLADTTVNFNPSAEQCAQIAIQAAKIVEYFGIEPRVAMLSYSNFSGSSGTPNKMKQAAEIVKKLRPGIMVDGDMQADTAVNPEIMERLFPFSDLKGGANVLVFPNLEASNIAYKLIQQVGKVEVIGPFLTGVRRSANVLQRTTTVDGIVNSVVFTALEAQFIKEVLKSRGK; translated from the coding sequence ATGGGCAAACCAGGAAAAATCGAAGTTATTTCTTCGAAACCCTGCATGACAGAAAAAGATCTGTCGCTGGCGTACTCACCAGGCGTGGCGGCTCCTTGTAAAGTCATCGCTAAAGACCCTGCTAAAGTTTACGACTACACAGCCAAAGGAAACCTTGTCGCGGTCATCTCAAATGGTACGGCCGTTCTGGGCTTGGGAGATATCGGACCTCTTGCAGGAAAACCTGTGATGGAAGGTAAAGGGATTCTTTTTAAACAGTTTGCGGGTATTGATGTTTTCGATATCGAAGTGGCGACGAAAGATGTGAACGAATTCTGTAATGCGATTCGCGTGCTTGAGCCTACCTTCGGCGGTATCAACTTGGAAGATATCAAAGCGCCAGAGTGTTTCGAGATTGAAGAGCGCTTGAAAAAAGAAATGAAAATCCCTGTTTTCCACGACGACCAACATGGAACGGCGATTGTCTCCGGTGCGGCTCTTCTGAATGCCTGTGAAATCACGGGTCGTAAAATGCAAGACATCCGCATCGTCGTGAACGGCGCAGGGGCTTCTGCAAATTCGTGTGCGAAGATCTTTATAGCGCTGGGTGCTCGCCGTGAAAACATCATCATGTGTGACTCTCAAGGTGTCATCTATAAAGGCCGTACAAACGGCATGAACAAATACAAAGAGTTCTTTGCTTCTGAAACTGAAGCGCGCACACTCAGTGAAGCCTTAAGAGGCGCGGACGTTTTCGTCGGCCTTTCGGTTGCGGGCGCTTTAACGCCGGAAATGCTGAAAGATATGGCCAAAGATCCTATCATCTTTGCCATGGCAAACCCTGAGCCCGAAATCACTCCTGACAAAGCCCGTGCAGCTCGTCCGGATGCCATCATTGCCACAGGCCGCTCTGACTATCCAAACCAAGTGAACAACGTTCTTGGCTTCCCGTCTATTTTCCGTGGTGCCCTGGACACACGTTCGACACAAATCAATGAAGAGATGAAACTCGCGGCGGTTCAAGCCTTGGCGAAGTTGGCGCGTGAAGACGTTCCAGACAATGTCTCTGCGACCTACGGTGGTAAGAGCTTTAAATTTGGCCGTGAATACTTAATTCCAAAACCTTTCGACACGCGCGTGTTATTGTGGGTTGCTCCGCAAGTAGCAAAAGCCGCGATGGACACTGGCGTTGCCACAAGAAACATTGAAGATTGGGATGCTTACCGCAACTCTCTAGAAGCTTTGCAAGGTCCTTCGAAAGTCTTCATCCGTTCTGCGATCAATCGCGTTCACCAAAACTCCGCAGCCGCTGGCGGTGAACTTCCAAAAATCGTATTTCCCGAAGGAACAAGTTCTAAAGTCCTTAAGGCCTTGGCGGTTTTGGTTGAAGAAAAAATCTGTCAGCCTATACTTCTTGGTTATCCCGAGCGCGTAAAAGAAAAAATCAATGCCTTGGATATTCCGGCATTAAAGAACGTGCCGGTGATTCACCCTTCGAATTATCCGAAATACTACGCTTATGTTGAAAAGCTTTATTCTTTAAGACAGCGTAAAGGCATCAACTTGCGTGAAGCAGAACGCCTCATGGCTGAACCAAACTACTTCGCGGCGATGATGGTTCACATGGGTGATGCTGACGGTATGGTGAGTGGCGCATCCATCAACTATGCTGATGCTGTTCGTCCAATTTTGCAAACTATCGGCGTTTATCAAAATGGCGTTCCTGCGGGCTTGAACTTTATTCTTCTTGAAGACAAGTTCTTGGTTCTTGCTGATACAACAGTGAACTTTAATCCGTCTGCAGAACAATGTGCTCAGATCGCTATTCAAGCGGCGAAGATTGTTGAATACTTCGGTATTGAGCCGCGCGTGGCGATGCTCAGCTACTCAAATTTCAGTGGCTCTAGCGGAACACCGAACAAGATGAAACAAGCCGCAGAGATCGTTAAGAAGCTTCGCCCTGGCATCATGGTGGATGGCGATATGCAAGCCGACACGGCCGTAAATCCAGAGATCATGGAAAGACTTTTCCCATTCTCAGATCTTAAAGGTGGAGCCAATGTTCTTGTATTCCCGAACCTGGAAGCTTCGAACATCGCCTACAAGTTAATCCAACAAGTAGGTAAAGTCGAAGTGATCGGACCTTTCCTCACGGGAGTTAGACGTTCAGCAAACGTTCTTCAAAGAACAACGACAGTGGATGGCATCGTGAACTCCGTGGTGTTCACGGCACTGGAAGCTCAGTTTATCAAAGAAGTTTTGAAGTCACGTGGTAAGTAA
- the chrA gene encoding chromate efflux transporter, whose product MVSNLIWLFLRLGATSFGGPAAHIAMMEEEFVHRRQWLTREKFLHLLGLTQLIPGPNSTEMAMHIGYTRAGWKGFFLAGLCFILPAYFLVLGVAVLYQRYASLPDLQSFLLGAKSVVISVIALALWRFLKSSFEVEKAPDFFASSFWKKKQNILLTFIFLAALYMKSKDVSEIVILLNCGLISLFISRSPSFHTRELGSLFWVFLKIGSLLFGSGYVLLSFLKTELIEKRSWITETQLLDGILVGQFTPGPVFTTATFLGYLTDGFAGSLVATVGIFLPAFVFVALTIPFYSKLESSFTVRMILNGVVVGSLGLLTYTLIVLGRDVFTSGLLSGLALIAFLALIKTKTPSSVLILLGGSLSYFFSKI is encoded by the coding sequence GTGGTAAGTAATCTTATTTGGCTCTTCCTCAGGCTGGGAGCCACCTCTTTTGGTGGCCCGGCTGCTCATATCGCCATGATGGAGGAAGAGTTTGTTCATCGCCGTCAGTGGCTGACACGCGAAAAATTTCTGCATCTTCTGGGACTGACTCAACTTATTCCAGGTCCGAATTCGACCGAGATGGCCATGCATATTGGCTATACACGCGCAGGATGGAAAGGTTTCTTTTTAGCCGGTCTTTGCTTCATTCTGCCCGCCTACTTTCTAGTTTTAGGCGTCGCGGTTCTTTATCAAAGATACGCAAGTCTTCCTGACCTTCAAAGCTTTCTTCTAGGTGCGAAGTCCGTCGTTATTTCTGTTATCGCCCTGGCCCTGTGGCGTTTTTTAAAAAGCAGTTTTGAAGTTGAAAAGGCTCCGGATTTTTTTGCCTCCTCTTTCTGGAAAAAGAAACAAAATATTCTTCTGACCTTCATCTTTTTGGCAGCGCTGTACATGAAGTCGAAAGACGTTTCTGAAATCGTCATCCTTTTAAACTGTGGCTTGATTTCACTTTTTATTTCTCGCAGTCCTTCATTTCACACGCGAGAACTAGGAAGTTTATTTTGGGTGTTTTTAAAAATCGGATCCCTTCTGTTTGGAAGTGGATACGTCTTACTGAGCTTTTTAAAGACAGAGTTGATTGAAAAAAGAAGCTGGATTACAGAGACCCAACTCTTGGATGGAATTCTTGTCGGACAATTCACTCCAGGTCCCGTTTTCACGACGGCGACTTTCTTAGGATATTTAACCGATGGCTTCGCGGGTTCGCTCGTTGCTACGGTCGGAATCTTCCTGCCCGCCTTTGTATTCGTAGCCCTGACGATTCCTTTTTACTCGAAACTCGAGTCTTCTTTCACCGTACGGATGATTTTGAATGGCGTGGTTGTCGGATCGCTGGGACTTCTCACCTACACTCTTATAGTCTTAGGTCGAGATGTCTTTACGAGTGGACTTCTGAGTGGGCTTGCTCTTATCGCATTTTTAGCGCTGATAAAAACAAAAACTCCCAGCTCTGTTTTGATTTTGTTAGGCGGATCTTTATCCTATTTTTTCAGCAAAATTTAA